A segment of the bacterium genome:
CTGTTCAAATCCTTCGACGAAGCCGTGGCCGACGCTCACCAGACCTTTGCCATACCGGTCACAGATAAAGCCGACATCGTCCTCAGCGTGCTGGGCCCGCCCTCCAACATCAACTTCTACCAGGCCCAGCGGGCGGTCGAATTCGCTCGCCCGGTGCTCAAGAACCCGGCGGTACACATCACCGTCTCGTCCTGTTACGACGGCATCGGCAATGACAGCTTCATCAGAGTCTTCCATGCCGCCAAATCCCCCTCCGACCTCCTTCCCTCAACTCATCACTCCTCTCTCCTCACTCCTCCCTCTTCTCCGCTGGGCTGGCACAAATCCGCCCGCCTCGCACAGATCATGCAGACCGCCGACCTGTACACCGTGATGGGGATTGACGACAAAGTCGTGAAGAGCGTGTTCATGCACCCGTACAAGACCGCGCAAACCGCGCTCGACGCGGCCTTCGCCAGACTCGGCCAGGGCGCCCGGGTCTACGTCATTCCCGACGCCGGCTACCTCGTACCGGTCCTGCCCTAGCCGGCAAAAGCCCCGAGCCACAGACCGCAAGCGTTCCGCGGATTCCATCCTGCGCATGGACTTCCGCCGTGCGCGCTTACCACCGGCCGCGGCGGCCGGGGCATCGCTTGACACTGGTCTGAGCTGATTCTATCATCCAGCGTTGGCCGGGTGGCGGCCAACGCCCGTTTAGGGCGTGCCGCTCGCGACGCCGCCATCCCAGCAGGACTCCGGCCAAGTGACCCGCTGCCCTCGAGGGTGGCTGGACAGACGGGCCTCGCTAAAGGCGCCACCCTTACGTAGTCAATGACGAAGGAGGCCTGGATGCGCGTGTTAGTCGTAGTCCTGGCAGCAGCATGTCTGACTGTGGCGCCGCTGATGGCCGGAGCCAACTCGGCGCCCATGCAGACAAAGACATCTCCGGCGACCCGAGGCTCAACCACTGCACCACTGGGTGCCGTGCGCAAGAACCTCCCTGCGCTGACAATCCCCGGCATACTCAGCTACCAGGGCAAGTTGACGGACACCATCGGCGTACCGGTTGCGGATACAACCTACAGCGTGACTTTCCAGTTGTACACGGTGCCAAGCGGCGGGACCGCGTTCTGGACGGAAACACAGACGGTCAGGACGAGCAACGGCCTGTTCAGTGTCCTGCTTGGCTCGGTGACACCGATTGACTCGGTGCCGCAGGCCGGCACCTGTTACCTCGGAATGCAGGTCGGAGCCGGAGCGGAACTCACCCCGAGGTTCAGAATCGGCAGCTCGGCCTACGCTTTCGCCGCGCAGGAGGCGGCCGGTGCGGACCTGCTGCAGGGCAAGGACACGACCGGGTTCGTGCGGACGGCGCAGGCGAACTCCGTAACATCGGGCATGATCGTGGACGGCACCATCGGTGCTGCCGACCTCGGTCAGATGGGCGCGTCAGCCGGCCAGGTGATGAAGTGGAACGGCTCGGCATGGACGCCGGGCAATGACAGCATCGGCGGCGGCACCAGCGGTACGGTCAGAAAGGTCTTTCAGGCGACCGGCGTGGTCTGCTCACCCAACCCGATTATCGACTCGGGCACGGTGCGATTTGACACCACCTGGGGTGATGCCCGTTTCGTCAACGAAGGCCAGGCTGCCGGCGGTGACCTCACCGGAAGCTATCCGACCCCGGTGTTGAACGCCTCCGGCGTCACGGCCGGAACCTATGGCAGCGCGACGCAGGTCGGTCAATTCACGGTCGGCGCCTCCGGCCGACTCACCGGCGCGGGCAACGTAACCATCGCCGGTGTGGCACCGGGCGGCGCTGCCGGCGGCGACCTGACCGGTACCTACCCCAACCCGACTATTGCCACGGGCGCGGTTACATCCGCGAAAATACTGGATGCCACGATTGCCGCGGCTGACCTTGCGGCAACCGGCGTCACTGCCGGCACGTACGGCAGCGCGACTCAGGTTTCCCAGGTTACGGTGAACAACAAGGGCCAGGTGACGGGCGCGGCGAACGTGACCATCACCGGCGTGCCGCCCGGCGGTGCTGCCGGTGGCGACCTGACCGGCACCTACCCGAACCCGACGCTGGCCGCCTCCGGTGTCGCGGCCGGGACCTACGGCGACACGATACACGTGAGCAAAATCACCGTTGATGCGAAAGGACGACTGACCAGCGCGAGCAGCGTGGCCATCACCAGCGTGCCGCCGGGCGGCGCTGCCGGTGGAGACCTGTCCGGGACCTATCCCAACCCTTCGCTGAGCAACACCGGTGTCACGTCCGGCTCCTACGGCAGCGCGACCCAGGTCGGCCAGTTCACGGTCGATGCCCGCGGCCGCCTCAGCAATGCAGGCAACGTCACCATCACCGGCGTGCCGCCCGGCGGGGCTGCCGGCGGCAGCCTGAGCGGCACCTATCCGAACCCGTCCATAGCCGCGAACGCCGTTGACTCCACCAAGATAGCTGACGGCTCGGTCATCGGCGCCGACATCAAAGACGGCACTGTCTCCTCGGCCGACATCCGCGACACGACCATCACCACTGCCAAGCTGAAGGACGCCTCGGTCACATCGGCCAAGATCGCCCTGCCTTACGACGGCAGCGCGGCGTCGTCCTCCGCTCCCGTCTTCCGCGTCAAGAATGCCGCCACCAGCAACGACTCGGCGGCCATCCTGGGGCGCCACGACACCTCCGACTCCTACGGCGTCGGCGTCGTGGGTATCGGCGGGCACTACGGCATCGAAGGCCTGGTTGCCCCGACCGGCAGCGGGACCTACTACGGCGCATACGGCCAGGCAAACGGCGGCAGCGGCACCAACTACGGCGTGTACGGTACGGCGAGCGGCAGCGGCACCAACTATGCCGGGTACTTCAACGGCAACGTGACCGTCACCGGCAACCTCTCCAAGGGCGGCGGCTCGTTCCAGATCGACCACCCGCTCGACCCGCTCAACAAGTACCTCTACCACTCCTTCGTCGAGAGCCCGGACATGATGAACATCTACAACGGCAACGTCAAGACCGATGCCTCCGGCTACGCCACGGTCACCCTGCCGAACTGGTTCGAGGCCCTGAACCGCGACTTCCGCTACCAGTTGACGGTGATTGACGAAAGCGACGGCAGCGGCTTTGCACAGGCCAAAGTCGTGCGCGGTGTGAAAGACAACACGTTCGTCATCCGGACCAGCGTGCCGTTGACCACGGTCTCCTGGCAGGTAACGGGCATCAGGCAGGACCCGTACGCAAACCTGCACCGCATCCAGGTGGAAGTCAACAAACCGGCAGGCGAGCGGGGCAAGTACCTCCATCCGGACGCGTACGGCCAGCCGCTCGGCAAGTAGACATGCGCGCCATAACGATAGCATTACTGGTGCTGGCGGCGGTCACAAGCGCCCAGACTTACAAATGTAGCTGGTGCGTGAACGGCATCGGCGGCGGGGACATGGCCGGGACAAGCTACAGGTGCAGCGCGACCGCAGGCCAGACCGCGGCCGGGCAGATGACCGGGACAGCCTACTGGGCGCTCATCGGATTCTGGCAGACGGAGCAGCCGACCGGCATCCAGGAGCAGTCGCAGCCAACGAACCCAGGTTCGTTCGTGACCCGGCTCTACGCGCCGCAGCCGAATCCCGCCCGGGCGCACACCTCCATACGCTACACGCTTGACGCTCAGCGCCAGACGTCGCTGCAGATACACGACCTCACCGGCCGCGTGGTGCGGACGCTCTGCGCGTCGAGCATGAAGCGTGGTTCATACAGCGTCACCTGGGGCGGCACCGACGACCGTGGCCGGAGCCTTGCCAACGGCATCTACTTCGTCCGCCTCGTAGCCGGCGGCTACCACTCCACGGAGAAGCTGGTGCTTCAGAAGTAGGCGACAGGCAGAATACAAGAGCAGAATCGAGCAGAGGCGGCCCTCGGGTCGCCTCTGTTTCCTGACGGCCACAGACCGCGGGGCATGTCAAATGGACGGGCGGAACTGAGGCGTGACCCTATGTCCTTGACGCTGGTACTAAGTAGGGTGACTGTCCCTGGTTTCCCTCACGCGAGAACCAGCGGTACTGATTGTACTGCACGACCGGCAGACGCTGGCTGTCGAGAACCGGCCTGCCGAGTTCCCACACCGCCGCCTCAGCCAGGTCGGACGGCATCTCGTATATCGACAGCACCTTGCTCCGGTGCCGGATGCGGTCGAGCAGCGCCCTGGTCTCCGGCGCTAGCTCTAGGACTCCTTTCCCCCACTGCAAATGGGGTTCATATATACTTATAGCCGGATTTCGGCGTTTTGGGTCAAATCGACATCGCGTAAGTTACGTATTCCCTGCCCAGGGGTCGTGGGGGGGACGGTTACCCGGGCCTATCCTCACACCTAAATCCCCGCCTATTGCCACGCCAATTGTCGCGCCTAAGCCTGAGCCTTCTCACCCACCTAATCCACCGCCTACTGCCCTGCCTT
Coding sequences within it:
- a CDS encoding FlgD immunoglobulin-like domain containing protein translates to MRAITIALLVLAAVTSAQTYKCSWCVNGIGGGDMAGTSYRCSATAGQTAAGQMTGTAYWALIGFWQTEQPTGIQEQSQPTNPGSFVTRLYAPQPNPARAHTSIRYTLDAQRQTSLQIHDLTGRVVRTLCASSMKRGSYSVTWGGTDDRGRSLANGIYFVRLVAGGYHSTEKLVLQK